A window of Jatrophihabitans sp. genomic DNA:
CGGACATGCAGTTCGCCGACACTTGGCTGAACCCGTGTGAGAAGACCTTTACCGTACAGGGGCTTTCTACTCTTGCGGCGACCGCTGGGCTTACCTTGGAGGCACCCTGCCTGAGCCAGGTCGGCAAGGCCGCGGATGCCTACACCTGGGAACTTTCGTTGACCGACGAGCGAATCCGCAAGCATGTCGACAGCCTGGACGATGTGTTGCGATGGCAGCTGTCCAACCTGCTGCTGACGGATCGCTCTCCACTGCTCTGGTTCTATGCCCGGCGCTCGGACAATCCGATACCCGCCCTGACCGAACGCGAACGAGATGAGGCCTTTCTCGACACAGTGCTGAAGCCGGTGTCGACTACTGAGCGGGTTTGGCTTCTGCAGAAGTCCGGTGGCTACCGGGAACTGGACCAATCCGCCGTGGTGCCGGCCCGGTCCGTTCCGGACTACGCCGACCTGGTCGCCGCGATCGACGGCGAGCGACCGATGCGCGAGATCTACCTACAGCTAGGTGAGCTTCCCGGACCGCGCGAGCTGCGCCGGACGCGCATCGAGCTGACGACCCCCGCTAGTCCCTACCTCGTCGCGATGACCTGAGCTCGGGCTGAAATCGGCTGTCCATTCTCATCCGGCGAGCCGCTGCTCGGCCACCTGCGCGGGCCGGTTGGCCGGTTGCACGGCGAGCGCGTCGAGCGCGGCAGCCGGACTCGACGCGGCCTGCACGATATCGCGGTGATTATCGGCGGCGAAGCCCTCGTCCCGCATTCGATCGAGCATCGTGAGTAATGGGTCGAAAAACCCTTCGACATTGACCACCACCACGGGCTTGCTGTGGAATCCCAGCTGATTCCACGTGACCACCTCCATCAATTCATCGAACGTGCCGAAACCACCGGGCAAGATGACGAACGCGCCCGAGAGTTGATACATGAGTAATTTCCGCGCATGCATTGAATTGACCACGAAGATTTGGCCAACAGCTTTGTCCCGACGCTCCTGCTCAAGTAATTGGTGCGGAATCACACCGGTGACCAGCGCTCCATTGTCACGGGCGGCGCTGGCCACCATGCCCATGATTCCACTGCCGCCTGCGCCGTAGACGAGGTTCGCGCCTCGGCGGGCCATAGTGGCGCCTAGATCCTGCGCAGCCTTGACATATTGCGGCCGCGTGCCGGCCCGGGAGCCGCAGAAGACACCAATGCTGTTGCGCTTGGCATGAATAGCAGACAATGCAGGCTCCTCGAGTCAGCACGGTTACCGGAGTTCTGCCGCCAGTGGAAGTCCAGATAGCTCTCAGTATAGAAGAGAAGAAGCCCAGGAAAAGAAAGCTGACTGCTATTTCAACCAAAGGAGGACCAGGGAGGAGTCCAGGTGGTCTCAGGTCCTCTACTTGACAACGATCGGCACGGTCGCGGTCGGCGCGCCGAACCAGCACACCCCCTCCCTCACCATCCGCCAGCAGAAGGCGTGACTGCCGGCCGCCGCGGGCGCGGTCACGTCGAACGCGAATGACACGCTGCCCTGCGGGTCGACCGGCCCGGGCAGTTCCACCCGATGGGTCCCCCAGGTGGTGTTGTCCTGCGGCGCTTGACTGCCCAGCCGGTAACCGAGTTCTGGCGTCCAGGTGGTCGACCCGCGGTTGGTCGCGGTCACGACCACCTGAGCCGTCGAACCCGCCGCCAGCTCAAGCGGCGGTGCCACCGCTACTGAGACAGCGGCGTCATCGATGTAGGCCGGCGCCGGATCCGCGTGGGAGTACGGCAATCGGAAGAAGCCGCGGATCGTGTTCGAACCCGGCGCGGCTGTGCCGTTGGTCGTGATCGGCTTCGCCGGCGCGGGCGCGCTGAGGTCGAGCTGGATGACGATGTCGTCACGGCCGGGGCGATTGCAGTCATAGATGTGCAGGGTCAGCGCTGTGCCGACGAGTTCGTATCCCCACACGAGCACCACGTGATTTCCGAACACGTCCCATAGTCGGAATGACTGGACCAGCACGATCCCGATCGGGCACAGCGCCCCCGCGTCGATGTCAGTCATGACGCCCGCGCACTCCGTGACGGTCTGCCCGAACAGGCCCCGACCCCGGAAGACTGTGTCGT
This region includes:
- a CDS encoding TIGR00730 family Rossman fold protein; translated protein: MSAIHAKRNSIGVFCGSRAGTRPQYVKAAQDLGATMARRGANLVYGAGGSGIMGMVASAARDNGALVTGVIPHQLLEQERRDKAVGQIFVVNSMHARKLLMYQLSGAFVILPGGFGTFDELMEVVTWNQLGFHSKPVVVVNVEGFFDPLLTMLDRMRDEGFAADNHRDIVQAASSPAAALDALAVQPANRPAQVAEQRLAG